In Neisseriaceae bacterium CLB008, one genomic interval encodes:
- a CDS encoding translocation/assembly module TamB domain-containing protein: MSDQNNATEHLATTSPTEAQPPKKRFKWLKRSLLAALLLLPLIVLALYWLLATNSGLRFAVFTAPKLASVNIEADTLNGSVWDGFDTKNMLVTTPDITVSIEHIQFQWQAKVLWQRMLHVNLLDVGVVHLDLHKTTPDKPSEPLVLPQNIGLPLGLQANIEAVRLAGLTMGEENTVLLKSSEIAYRYQDNGHELKLVALRTPWSSHQGELSLKNEAPYALKGKMAMTGALDDVAIEGGLNFGGSLEQPLINGGFSGEGVAATVDIDATPFAPELANKVNRITIAAGNINPQLFVSSIPAANLAFSLIVSPDASGNALDGQLTLANTQPNTPSQNGLPVQTLLGQFNVNQDGLINVSALDVHALKEGRLSAQGVIDTAAKTLKTSLNISNLSIQDVVESSLKMTLNGDLSVNGPLAAPETRWALRTDREVVSEGLLLLAQDSDQKTTLNIKEAFIKPKQGGSLDVAGTLALFDEKAINLSLTTKQFDPSKIMPELPQGDVNLSLTAKGALAVQGKGKDPAPEPDISVDLVLQASRLSGAPLSGKSHLRYAQGHLPNIDALINLGNNHIKAKGAFGTDKDRLDLDVQAPNLDLFGFGLKGYVEAKGFVQGQPKNLTANLKGQARNLQVANAVSIRQLNVDTTVSPNMKAPLKVAITGDELAFLSNGKKNDTQIHNLNLAINGTGNKHSLSAKANTNVDGKNYALDVAANGGLSDDYVWKGIVGKLNIQGAFNLLLQNPVSLTAGAEEVKLGQARWSAMGGSLSLQHLNWSKAKGVSTKGQASRLALAQLANIVPIPIQQNLVIGGDWDLNYTENASGYLTLRHESGDVILPYRNQALELRDLVLKATLSRGQIALDAGLRTKFASAKANLSLAQNFGSNIMTAPLKGQLQLVADDLNQFRYLLPVGLQVRGRFNANVGVSGSISQPNLSGTMAGDGLDLRDFNSGLHFPDGTLRAHFSGQQLVLDQLRFNSAQGNISANGVIKNLNRSPDVNVNVVFDRYSLFSKSDRRVVISGDTKLRYADMIGIELVGNLKVDHGRIDLPEAGAPSLSSDVVVKGRAQEAQGTPMPVFMDLTLDLNDRFRFVGQGLNILMGGKINIRAKPKQPIQAIGQVIVVEGRYKAYGQDLEIDKGVVAFVGPIDNPALNIRAKRKMSPVGAGVEVTGNVLNPRINLIADTPMSQKDKLAWLVLGRAAGGEEDDAAIAASVGAALAGSINDKIGLFDDFGIANRTTRDSQGAMNPAEQMITVGKHLTNEIYVGYEYGLNSAENAVKMAYQFSKAWQAIIRLGQDSSSAETRYTIRFD, encoded by the coding sequence ATGTCTGACCAAAACAACGCAACCGAACATCTAGCCACGACTTCGCCCACCGAAGCTCAGCCACCTAAAAAAAGGTTTAAGTGGTTAAAACGCAGCCTGCTGGCGGCGCTGCTCTTGCTGCCCCTCATCGTGCTGGCCCTGTATTGGCTGTTGGCCACTAATTCGGGCCTGCGCTTTGCCGTCTTTACTGCTCCTAAGCTCGCCAGCGTCAACATTGAGGCCGATACTCTGAATGGCTCAGTTTGGGATGGCTTTGACACCAAAAACATGCTGGTCACTACCCCTGACATCACCGTGTCGATTGAACACATCCAGTTTCAGTGGCAGGCCAAAGTGCTGTGGCAAAGAATGCTGCACGTTAATCTACTCGACGTTGGCGTGGTGCATCTAGATTTGCATAAAACCACACCAGATAAGCCCAGTGAGCCCTTGGTGTTGCCGCAAAATATTGGTTTGCCATTGGGCCTACAGGCCAATATTGAGGCCGTTCGTCTGGCTGGCCTCACCATGGGTGAAGAAAATACGGTGCTACTGAAAAGCAGTGAAATTGCCTATCGCTATCAAGATAATGGCCATGAGCTGAAGCTGGTGGCCTTACGCACGCCTTGGTCTAGCCATCAGGGCGAGCTGAGCCTTAAGAATGAGGCACCATATGCTCTGAAGGGCAAAATGGCCATGACCGGTGCCCTAGACGATGTCGCCATTGAAGGCGGCCTGAATTTTGGCGGCAGCCTTGAGCAGCCGCTGATTAATGGGGGCTTTAGCGGCGAGGGTGTGGCCGCCACCGTCGACATCGACGCCACGCCGTTTGCGCCAGAGCTGGCAAATAAAGTAAACCGCATCACCATTGCTGCCGGTAACATTAACCCACAGTTGTTTGTAAGCAGCATTCCTGCCGCCAATCTGGCCTTTTCGCTCATTGTCAGCCCAGACGCCAGCGGCAATGCTCTGGATGGCCAGCTGACCTTGGCCAACACCCAGCCCAATACGCCTAGCCAAAATGGGCTGCCGGTGCAAACCCTTTTGGGCCAGTTTAACGTCAATCAAGACGGCCTCATCAACGTCAGTGCCTTGGATGTGCACGCGCTGAAAGAAGGCCGCCTCAGCGCCCAAGGCGTGATCGACACCGCCGCCAAAACCTTAAAAACCAGCCTCAACATCAGCAATCTGTCGATTCAAGACGTGGTTGAATCCAGTCTCAAGATGACGCTAAATGGTGACCTCAGCGTCAACGGCCCTTTAGCTGCGCCAGAAACCCGTTGGGCCTTACGCACCGATCGCGAAGTGGTGTCGGAAGGATTGTTATTGCTGGCTCAAGATTCAGACCAGAAAACCACGCTTAACATTAAAGAAGCCTTTATCAAACCCAAACAAGGCGGCAGCTTAGACGTCGCAGGGACATTGGCCTTGTTTGATGAGAAGGCAATCAACCTAAGCCTCACCACCAAACAGTTTGACCCCAGCAAAATCATGCCCGAGCTCCCTCAGGGTGACGTCAACTTGAGCCTCACCGCCAAAGGGGCTTTAGCTGTGCAGGGCAAGGGTAAAGACCCTGCGCCCGAGCCAGACATCAGCGTTGACCTCGTGCTACAAGCCAGCCGCCTCTCGGGCGCACCCTTAAGCGGTAAAAGCCATCTACGCTACGCCCAAGGCCATTTGCCCAATATTGATGCTTTAATCAATTTAGGCAATAACCACATTAAGGCCAAAGGCGCATTTGGCACCGACAAAGACCGCCTCGACCTAGACGTACAGGCACCCAACCTTGACCTATTTGGCTTTGGTTTGAAAGGCTATGTAGAAGCCAAAGGCTTTGTCCAAGGCCAGCCTAAAAACCTCACCGCCAACCTCAAAGGGCAAGCGCGTAATCTCCAGGTAGCCAACGCTGTGTCGATTCGCCAGCTCAACGTGGACACCACCGTGTCGCCGAATATGAAGGCGCCGCTTAAGGTCGCCATCACTGGGGATGAGTTGGCATTCTTGAGTAATGGCAAGAAAAACGACACCCAAATTCACAACTTGAACTTGGCCATCAACGGCACCGGCAATAAGCACAGCCTCAGTGCGAAAGCCAACACCAATGTGGATGGTAAAAATTATGCCTTAGACGTGGCCGCCAACGGTGGACTCAGCGACGACTATGTCTGGAAAGGCATCGTCGGCAAGCTGAACATTCAGGGCGCCTTCAATCTTTTACTGCAAAACCCTGTGTCGCTCACCGCTGGTGCCGAAGAAGTGAAGCTGGGCCAAGCCCGCTGGTCGGCTATGGGCGGCAGCCTCAGCCTACAGCACTTGAATTGGAGCAAGGCCAAAGGCGTCAGCACCAAAGGTCAAGCTAGCCGTCTGGCCCTAGCTCAGTTGGCCAATATTGTGCCCATCCCGATTCAGCAAAATCTGGTTATTGGTGGCGATTGGGATCTTAACTACACTGAAAATGCCAGCGGCTACCTCACCTTACGCCATGAAAGCGGCGACGTGATTTTGCCTTACCGCAATCAGGCGTTAGAGCTGCGCGATCTGGTGCTTAAAGCCACCTTGAGCCGCGGCCAAATCGCCCTAGATGCAGGCCTACGCACCAAGTTTGCCAGCGCCAAAGCCAATCTGTCTCTGGCCCAAAACTTTGGCAGCAACATCATGACAGCGCCGCTCAAAGGCCAGCTACAGCTGGTGGCAGACGACCTTAACCAATTTAGGTATTTATTGCCCGTTGGCCTACAGGTACGCGGCCGTTTCAATGCCAATGTCGGCGTCAGCGGCTCGATTAGTCAGCCCAATCTCAGCGGCACTATGGCCGGCGACGGGCTGGATTTACGCGACTTTAATAGCGGCCTACATTTCCCCGATGGCACCTTGCGCGCCCACTTCAGCGGTCAACAGCTGGTGCTGGATCAGCTGCGATTTAACAGTGCTCAAGGCAACATCAGCGCCAATGGCGTGATTAAAAATCTCAACCGCAGCCCCGACGTTAACGTCAACGTGGTGTTTGATCGCTACAGCCTATTCAGTAAATCAGACCGCCGCGTGGTCATCAGCGGCGACACTAAGCTGCGCTACGCCGACATGATCGGCATTGAGCTGGTGGGTAACCTTAAGGTTGATCATGGCCGAATTGACCTGCCCGAAGCCGGCGCACCCTCATTGAGCAGCGATGTGGTGGTTAAAGGTCGCGCCCAAGAAGCACAGGGCACGCCGATGCCGGTGTTCATGGATTTGACCTTAGACCTCAATGACCGTTTTCGCTTTGTCGGTCAAGGTTTGAACATCCTCATGGGCGGTAAAATCAACATCCGCGCCAAGCCGAAGCAGCCGATTCAGGCCATTGGCCAGGTGATCGTGGTGGAAGGCCGCTATAAGGCTTACGGCCAGGATCTTGAAATCGACAAAGGCGTGGTGGCGTTTGTGGGCCCTATCGACAACCCAGCCTTAAACATCCGCGCCAAGCGTAAAATGTCGCCTGTAGGCGCTGGTGTGGAAGTGACGGGCAACGTGTTGAATCCGCGCATCAACTTGATTGCGGATACCCCGATGAGTCAAAAAGACAAGCTGGCTTGGCTGGTGTTGGGCCGTGCGGCTGGTGGCGAAGAGGACGATGCGGCGATTGCGGCCAGCGTAGGTGCCGCCCTAGCCGGCTCGATTAACGACAAAATCGGCCTGTTTGACGACTTTGGCATTGCTAACCGCACCACCCGTGACAGCCAAGGCGCCATGAATCCGGCTGAGCAAATGATCACCGTGGGCAAACATCTGACCAATGAAATTTACGTGGGCTATGAATACGGCCTGAATTCGGCGGAGAATGCCGTGAAAATGGCGTATCAATTCAGTAAGGCATGGCAGGCCATTATTCGCCTCGGTCAAGATTCGTCCAGTGCGGAAACGCGCTACACCATTCGCTTCGATTAA
- the waaA gene encoding lipid IV(A) 3-deoxy-D-manno-octulosonic acid transferase, which translates to MRWIALTLYNGLWLVAPSLLKRYLRKRAQRAPAYLEHWSERFGAPLAQPCQRPIWLHAVSVGETRAAYPLIQALKAYYPDAPLLLTQMTPTGRQTAEALYPEAQCRYLPYDKPAYVRQFFQEHQPLFGVIMETELWPNLLHEAKAQGVLMCLANARLSARSLAGYLKVKALIQPAVAQFGLVCAQAPTDAERLSQLGALSPIVCGSSKYDMPIPPAMHTLSHTFRQRSGQRPVVVCASTRYVNDEQDEAELLLQAWQTYANPDNALLVIVPRHVERFDAVVASAEALGFKVQRRSDEQAIAADTQVWVGDSMGELFAYYLAADMAFVGGSLVDTGCQSIIEPLIAGLPTLFGPSTYNFAQVSQDVLSANAAIQVSSAQAWQHQVAQLLGQPLVRQDLKDRAHAFIQQHQGASQKMATLIHARHTA; encoded by the coding sequence ATGCGATGGATCGCTTTAACCCTGTATAACGGCCTGTGGCTCGTCGCCCCTAGCCTGTTGAAACGTTATTTACGTAAACGTGCCCAGCGCGCCCCGGCCTATCTAGAGCATTGGTCGGAGCGCTTTGGGGCGCCGTTGGCACAGCCCTGTCAGCGGCCGATTTGGCTACACGCGGTGTCGGTTGGTGAAACGCGGGCGGCCTATCCCCTGATTCAGGCGTTAAAAGCCTATTATCCAGATGCGCCCTTGCTGCTCACCCAGATGACGCCCACTGGCCGTCAAACGGCTGAGGCATTGTATCCCGAAGCCCAGTGCCGCTATTTACCCTATGACAAGCCTGCCTACGTACGTCAGTTTTTCCAAGAGCATCAACCGCTGTTTGGCGTGATCATGGAAACCGAGCTGTGGCCTAATCTTTTGCATGAAGCCAAGGCTCAGGGCGTGCTTATGTGTTTGGCCAACGCCCGCCTATCGGCCCGTTCATTGGCCGGTTATTTAAAAGTGAAAGCCTTAATTCAGCCAGCTGTGGCGCAATTTGGCTTGGTCTGTGCCCAAGCGCCTACCGATGCCGAACGGCTGAGCCAGCTAGGCGCCCTCAGCCCCATCGTGTGCGGCAGCAGCAAATACGACATGCCCATCCCCCCTGCCATGCACACCTTGAGCCACACCTTTCGACAACGCAGCGGCCAGCGCCCCGTCGTCGTGTGCGCCAGCACCCGCTACGTCAACGATGAGCAAGATGAAGCTGAGCTGCTGCTTCAGGCCTGGCAAACCTATGCCAACCCCGACAATGCCCTCTTAGTCATCGTACCGCGCCACGTAGAGCGCTTTGATGCCGTGGTGGCCAGCGCCGAGGCCTTGGGGTTTAAGGTACAGCGTCGCAGCGATGAGCAGGCCATTGCTGCCGACACTCAGGTGTGGGTGGGCGACAGCATGGGTGAGCTTTTTGCCTATTATTTAGCTGCCGATATGGCCTTCGTGGGCGGCAGTTTGGTGGACACCGGCTGCCAAAGCATCATCGAGCCGCTGATCGCAGGCCTGCCTACGCTGTTTGGGCCTTCAACCTATAATTTTGCGCAAGTGAGTCAAGATGTCCTTAGCGCAAATGCCGCAATTCAAGTATCATCGGCCCAAGCATGGCAACATCAGGTTGCCCAATTATTAGGCCAACCCCTTGTTCGCCAAGACCTTAAAGACCGCGCTCACGCATTTATCCAACAACATCAAGGCGCCAGCCAAAAGATGGCGACCCTGATCCACGCGCGCCACACAGCATGA
- the apbC gene encoding iron-sulfur cluster carrier protein ApbC, protein MNLDAIKQALEAIHNPYTNQRFGDEKVVQGVVEDAGSVALKLQFGYPIQGIATEIGAWVEAALTGLVDADKIKLQLFQHIVAHKVQQGVSTIKNVKNIIAIASGKGGVGKSTTTANLALAMSKMGARVGVLDADIYGPSQPAMLGVAKEKPLQKNDHFVPVVANGDVQVMSIGFMVEEKEAIIWRGPMVSQALQQLLFQTAWDDLDYLFIDLPPGTGDVQLTLSQKIPVTGAVVVSTPQDIALLDAKKAISMFEKVNISIMGVVENMSMHVCSQCGHAEPIFGTGGAEALAGELRVPLLGKLPLALPIRLAMDEGNAVSMQAKETEIAKLYQDAALQIAISLAKKGKDFSGIMPKIVVE, encoded by the coding sequence ATGAACTTAGATGCCATTAAACAGGCCTTAGAGGCCATCCATAATCCCTACACCAACCAACGCTTTGGCGATGAAAAAGTCGTACAGGGTGTGGTCGAAGACGCGGGCTCAGTGGCCTTAAAATTACAGTTTGGCTACCCCATCCAAGGCATTGCCACCGAGATTGGCGCCTGGGTAGAAGCCGCTTTAACCGGTTTGGTTGACGCTGATAAAATTAAATTACAGCTGTTCCAACACATCGTCGCCCACAAGGTTCAGCAAGGCGTGAGCACGATTAAAAACGTAAAAAACATCATCGCCATCGCGTCTGGTAAAGGCGGCGTGGGCAAATCCACCACCACCGCCAACCTAGCTTTAGCCATGAGTAAAATGGGCGCCCGCGTGGGCGTGTTAGATGCCGACATCTATGGCCCAAGCCAGCCAGCGATGCTGGGCGTGGCCAAAGAAAAGCCGCTGCAAAAAAATGACCACTTTGTGCCCGTCGTGGCCAATGGTGACGTACAGGTGATGTCGATTGGCTTTATGGTGGAAGAAAAAGAAGCCATTATTTGGCGTGGTCCCATGGTGAGCCAGGCCCTACAACAGCTGCTGTTCCAAACGGCTTGGGACGATTTAGACTACCTCTTCATCGATCTGCCGCCAGGCACCGGCGACGTTCAGCTGACCCTGTCGCAAAAAATCCCCGTGACGGGTGCCGTCGTGGTCAGCACGCCTCAAGACATCGCGCTTTTAGACGCTAAAAAAGCCATTTCCATGTTTGAAAAAGTCAACATCAGCATCATGGGCGTGGTGGAAAACATGTCCATGCACGTGTGTAGCCAATGCGGCCACGCCGAGCCTATTTTTGGCACCGGCGGCGCCGAAGCCTTAGCGGGCGAACTACGCGTACCGTTATTGGGCAAGTTGCCTTTGGCCCTACCGATTCGCTTGGCCATGGACGAAGGTAACGCTGTGAGCATGCAGGCTAAAGAGACCGAAATTGCCAAGCTCTATCAAGATGCGGCCCTCCAAATCGCCATCAGCCTAGCCAAGAAGGGCAAAGATTTCAGCGGCATCATGCCGAAAATCGTGGTCGAATAA
- the argE gene encoding acetylornithine deacetylase — protein MNTVDWTKALVAIDTTSKFSNLALIDLIQSHLKGLGLAPWLAYNHDKSKANLFVTLPDAQGNIAGGTILSGHTDVVPVSGQNWQSNPFEPHIADGKLYGRGTCDMKGFIGASLALLPAALAKPLNTPLHLAFSYDEEIGCLGAPVMLDALQQHGLSPSACIVGEPTSMKMVVAHKGINSYKCSVHGHAAHSSLTPSGVNAIEYAARIICFINDEARRYQANGPFDADFDVPFTTLSTGLIKGGQAMNIVPELCEFFFEYRQLPGLDAAAILAPIQDYMAQAVAQMQAVVPHARIELSQMNQVPPLDEADGSSPALKQLVAKLVNAQQKHKVAYTTEAGLFQQANITTLVCGPGDIQQAHKPDEFVSLDQLAQCDAFLNQLLASMQA, from the coding sequence ATGAATACCGTAGACTGGACTAAGGCATTGGTGGCCATCGACACCACCAGTAAGTTTTCTAACTTAGCGTTAATCGACCTGATTCAAAGCCATCTCAAGGGCTTAGGGCTGGCGCCTTGGCTGGCTTATAACCATGATAAAAGTAAGGCCAACCTATTCGTCACCCTACCCGATGCCCAAGGCAACATCGCCGGCGGCACCATTTTATCCGGACATACCGATGTGGTGCCCGTCAGCGGCCAAAACTGGCAAAGCAATCCTTTTGAGCCACACATTGCCGATGGCAAGCTGTATGGCCGCGGTACCTGTGACATGAAGGGTTTTATCGGTGCCAGCCTCGCGCTATTGCCTGCTGCATTGGCCAAGCCGCTGAATACGCCGCTGCATCTGGCGTTTTCTTATGATGAGGAAATCGGCTGCCTGGGCGCCCCCGTCATGCTTGACGCCTTGCAGCAGCATGGCCTCAGCCCCAGCGCCTGTATCGTGGGTGAGCCCACCAGTATGAAAATGGTGGTGGCCCATAAAGGCATCAATAGCTATAAATGCTCGGTACACGGCCATGCGGCCCACTCATCCTTAACCCCCAGCGGCGTCAACGCCATCGAATACGCCGCGCGCATCATCTGCTTCATCAATGATGAGGCGCGCCGCTATCAGGCCAATGGTCCGTTTGATGCCGATTTTGACGTCCCGTTTACTACCTTATCCACCGGTCTGATTAAAGGCGGCCAGGCCATGAACATTGTGCCGGAGCTGTGTGAGTTCTTTTTTGAGTATCGCCAGCTCCCCGGCCTAGACGCTGCCGCTATTTTGGCGCCCATCCAAGACTATATGGCCCAAGCCGTCGCCCAGATGCAGGCCGTGGTGCCCCATGCCCGCATTGAGCTGAGCCAAATGAATCAAGTGCCGCCGCTAGACGAAGCCGATGGCAGCAGCCCCGCTCTGAAGCAGCTGGTGGCTAAATTGGTCAACGCCCAACAAAAGCACAAAGTGGCTTACACCACAGAAGCAGGGTTGTTCCAACAGGCCAACATCACCACCTTGGTGTGTGGCCCCGGCGACATTCAGCAGGCGCATAAGCCTGATGAGTTTGTTAGCCTAGACCAGCTGGCGCAGTGCGATGCCTTTTTAAATCAATTACTGGCTTCAATGCAGGCATAA
- a CDS encoding alanine/glycine:cation symporter family protein, whose amino-acid sequence MEALQSFFDYVGGLVWGPVMLVLLVGTGVYLTVRLAFLQFRMLPFALKQAFCPSKTQDHQPGDVSHFGALMTALSATIGTGNIAGVATAVVLGGPGAVFWMWITAIFGMATKYAEGILAVKYRIKDARGEMAGGPMYYIERGLNMKWLAILFAAFATIASFGIGSSVQSNSVAQSIQASFGVDTWITGLVLTIFTAIVILGGIKSIAKASSIIVPVMAVGYVLGGLAIIFLNIEAFWPAVQLIFSDAFTGQAVAGGALGTVIRFGVARGVFSNEAGMGSAPIAAAAAKTDHAGRQALVSMTGTFLDTIIVCSITGIALVMGGLYTGGETGAALTTMTFDKLLPGPGGYIVTFGLVFFAYSTILGWSYYGEKCAAYLFGPKSVFPYRIVYVITVMLGTVVHLDLVWAAADTFNGLMAIPNLIALLLLSGVVVKETNDFIAKRKSGELP is encoded by the coding sequence ATGGAAGCGCTACAGTCATTTTTTGATTATGTGGGCGGCCTCGTCTGGGGCCCCGTCATGCTGGTGCTGTTGGTGGGCACTGGTGTTTACCTCACCGTTAGATTGGCATTCTTGCAATTTCGCATGCTGCCCTTCGCCTTAAAGCAAGCGTTCTGTCCCTCAAAAACCCAAGACCATCAGCCTGGTGACGTGTCTCACTTTGGTGCATTGATGACGGCCTTATCGGCCACCATCGGCACGGGTAATATTGCCGGCGTGGCCACTGCCGTTGTATTAGGCGGCCCAGGTGCGGTTTTCTGGATGTGGATTACGGCCATTTTCGGCATGGCCACCAAATACGCGGAAGGGATTTTGGCGGTTAAATACCGTATTAAAGACGCCCGCGGTGAAATGGCCGGCGGTCCGATGTACTACATCGAGCGCGGCCTTAATATGAAGTGGTTGGCCATCTTGTTTGCCGCATTTGCCACCATCGCCTCATTCGGCATTGGCAGCTCGGTTCAATCAAACTCTGTGGCCCAATCCATTCAGGCCAGCTTTGGCGTCGACACCTGGATTACGGGCTTGGTCTTGACCATTTTCACCGCTATTGTGATTTTGGGCGGCATTAAAAGCATTGCCAAAGCGTCATCAATCATTGTACCGGTGATGGCCGTAGGCTATGTATTGGGCGGCCTAGCCATCATCTTCCTGAACATAGAAGCCTTTTGGCCTGCCGTTCAGCTGATTTTCAGCGATGCCTTCACTGGCCAAGCTGTTGCAGGTGGTGCCTTGGGCACGGTGATTCGCTTTGGTGTGGCACGTGGTGTGTTCTCTAACGAAGCCGGTATGGGTTCTGCGCCTATTGCCGCAGCGGCCGCAAAAACCGACCACGCTGGCCGTCAAGCCTTGGTGTCTATGACTGGCACCTTCTTAGACACCATCATTGTGTGTTCTATTACCGGTATTGCGCTGGTGATGGGTGGCCTTTACACCGGTGGCGAAACCGGCGCGGCCTTGACCACCATGACTTTTGACAAATTATTGCCAGGCCCTGGCGGCTACATCGTGACCTTTGGTTTGGTGTTCTTTGCCTACTCAACCATTTTAGGCTGGAGCTATTACGGTGAGAAATGTGCCGCCTACCTATTTGGCCCTAAATCAGTGTTTCCATACCGCATCGTGTACGTCATCACCGTGATGTTGGGTACCGTGGTGCACCTAGACTTGGTGTGGGCTGCTGCCGATACCTTTAACGGTCTCATGGCCATCCCGAACTTGATTGCGCTGTTGCTGTTGTCTGGCGTAGTGGTTAAAGAAACCAACGACTTCATTGCCAAACGTAAGAGCGGCGAATTGCCTTAA
- a CDS encoding flavin reductase gives MNQLDCKAILTLILTPNGKVTALTHPAYPDTPQPRDEAATEAHRLAFRHAMAQLSAAVNILTTSGPAGDYGITMTAICSVTDTPPTILACINGKSTLNAVLREQNPVCVSILGSHQQDMANHFSGQTGLSMAERFATEGWQRNPQGQWYVNGAIAHLSGKVSDLKEVGTHTVFLIELDDIQFGEAPEALVYFDRQYQALAKQNT, from the coding sequence ATGAATCAGTTAGACTGTAAGGCTATTTTGACGCTGATTTTGACCCCTAACGGTAAGGTAACTGCATTGACCCACCCCGCTTATCCTGATACCCCACAGCCGCGCGATGAGGCCGCTACAGAAGCCCATCGCCTTGCGTTTCGTCACGCGATGGCTCAGCTCAGCGCTGCTGTCAATATTTTGACCACATCTGGCCCCGCTGGCGACTACGGCATCACCATGACCGCCATTTGCTCGGTGACCGACACGCCCCCCACTATTTTAGCCTGCATCAATGGCAAGAGCACCCTCAATGCCGTTCTACGCGAGCAAAACCCGGTATGCGTGTCTATTTTAGGCAGTCACCAACAAGACATGGCCAATCATTTTTCTGGCCAGACCGGCTTAAGCATGGCCGAACGCTTCGCCACTGAAGGCTGGCAACGAAACCCGCAGGGCCAATGGTACGTAAACGGCGCCATCGCCCATTTAAGCGGCAAGGTTAGCGACCTCAAAGAAGTCGGCACCCACACGGTGTTTCTCATTGAGCTAGACGATATTCAGTTTGGTGAGGCGCCTGAAGCCCTAGTCTATTTCGACCGCCAATATCAGGCCTTAGCCAAACAAAATACTTAA
- a CDS encoding high-potential iron-sulfur protein has translation MTTRRTFLLKILPAAGAAAMLGNRAIAAPAAVKETDPMAVALGYKTNTAAVDKKKYPKHKADQTCANCALYQGGTKAVGPCTLFAGKTVTKEGWCMSWAKKA, from the coding sequence ATGACCACCAGACGTACCTTTTTATTGAAAATCTTACCTGCTGCCGGCGCTGCCGCCATGTTGGGTAACCGCGCCATCGCCGCACCTGCCGCGGTGAAAGAAACAGATCCTATGGCCGTTGCCCTAGGGTACAAAACCAACACCGCCGCCGTAGACAAAAAGAAATACCCCAAGCACAAAGCAGACCAAACCTGCGCCAACTGTGCACTATACCAAGGTGGCACGAAAGCCGTTGGCCCTTGCACCCTATTTGCCGGTAAAACCGTGACCAAAGAAGGTTGGTGTATGTCTTGGGCCAAAAAAGCCTAA
- a CDS encoding GAF domain-containing protein: MSTFQTAAYEGDLKARYAQLAQQLQALLSGETRAVTMLSQASALLNQFLTDVNWVGFYLADANVLYLGPFQGLPACSSIPFSKGVCGAAARTQTTQRVDDVHAFAGHIACDARSRSEVVVPIMRDGQVWGVLDVDSPSVGRFGPDDEDGLVQFVAVLQDCLAEANE; the protein is encoded by the coding sequence ATGTCCACTTTTCAAACAGCAGCCTATGAAGGCGATTTAAAGGCTCGTTATGCCCAGCTGGCACAGCAGTTACAGGCTTTACTCAGCGGCGAAACGCGGGCGGTGACCATGCTGAGCCAGGCCAGCGCGCTATTGAATCAGTTTTTAACCGATGTGAACTGGGTGGGGTTTTATTTGGCCGACGCCAACGTTTTATATTTAGGCCCCTTTCAAGGGCTACCAGCCTGCAGCAGTATTCCTTTTAGCAAGGGCGTGTGTGGCGCTGCGGCCAGAACCCAAACCACGCAGCGAGTAGACGACGTACATGCTTTTGCAGGCCACATAGCCTGCGATGCGCGCAGTCGCTCAGAAGTAGTGGTGCCCATTATGCGCGACGGCCAAGTATGGGGTGTGTTGGACGTAGACAGCCCGAGCGTGGGGCGTTTTGGCCCAGACGACGAAGATGGTTTGGTGCAGTTTGTGGCGGTGTTGCAAGACTGTTTGGCTGAGGCCAACGAGTGA
- the crcB gene encoding fluoride efflux transporter CrcB, which produces MKILLQQLWLWVALGAAGGGLGRYGFGLLVGKGAWFQWPTLVVNVLGGFVIGAVAFVLLQKPEASPVWRVLLITGFCGGFTTFSSFSLEMLGLLQAQRYAGAISLALAHVLLSVAATALAWWLLQKWWA; this is translated from the coding sequence GTGAAGATCCTGCTACAGCAGCTGTGGCTGTGGGTGGCGCTTGGAGCCGCTGGCGGCGGGCTGGGACGCTATGGATTTGGCCTATTAGTGGGTAAAGGCGCTTGGTTTCAATGGCCGACGTTGGTGGTCAACGTGCTGGGGGGCTTTGTGATTGGGGCGGTGGCGTTTGTCTTATTGCAAAAGCCTGAGGCCAGCCCCGTTTGGCGGGTGCTGTTGATCACCGGTTTTTGTGGTGGATTCACCACGTTTTCCAGTTTTTCTCTGGAAATGCTGGGCTTGCTGCAGGCGCAGCGATACGCCGGGGCAATCAGCTTGGCTTTGGCGCATGTGCTGTTGTCGGTAGCCGCCACGGCGTTGGCGTGGTGGCTACTGCAAAAATGGTGGGCTTAG